The following nucleotide sequence is from Malania oleifera isolate guangnan ecotype guangnan chromosome 4, ASM2987363v1, whole genome shotgun sequence.
ttttcaaattttctattttcttttggaaaaactCATGACCTATTCAATAACTTTTAGGAAGTTCTTTAATTTTTGCACTCAAAAATGCATTTTCTTCCTTTAAAGCAGAACAAAGACATATCTCTTTTCTCTTGCAATTTGAGTGTGTTTCTTCAAAATGTTTATTTCTCCTTTTAGTTGCAACTAACTCATTATAAAGcttcctacaattttctttcaattcatcataagaaggaaAATATTCATCATTAGAGCTTACCTCATCTAGCTTGTCCACCATGAAAGTTTGCAActttctcttcattttctccatcAGTTGAAGTTTCGTCCAACTCGTCCCATCCGGTTGCATTCATAGCTTTGTATTTCTTCTTATCTCTTTGCTAATTATTTCCTTTGTTTTTGAATTGGGGACATTCAGCCATCCGATGTCTAGGCTCCATGCAATTGTAACATTTtatacttgattctcctttctcctttggCTTACCAGTCCGTTTGTTCAACAAGAAATTTATGAATCTTCTTGTGAGGAGagctacttcatcttcattgtcactctcttcttccttcttccaaaatttatttttgacTTGCTACCTTCAAGGCTATCCGTGGTGCCCTTTTCAATTTTTCCACTTCAAGtgcatcatttttatttttgatctcAAAGGTCACGAGAGACCCGATGAGCTCATCAAGTGTGACCTTTGAAAGGtcttttgcttcttcaatggcTATAGACTTTGCATGCCACGATTCCAATAATGAATGAAGCACTTTTTGCAtattatcttccatagagtattcCCTACCAAGTGATTTCAAGccatttgttatatgtgtaaatcgtgtaaacatggaagtaattgactcaccttcttccattttgaacatttcatattctttaacaaacatataaatttttgactTTTTTAACTTGAGAcgtaccttcatatgttacttggagcttttcccacatttcctttgcgTTGTTGCATTCACAAATGCGGTTGTACTCTTCACCACTTACAACACAATAGAGAAAATTCTTTGTTTTGTAATTTAGTTAAACTAACCTTGATTCTGTGTCTAACAATTTCTCGATTGGTTTGAGCTCACCTTTGTCATCCTTGAACACGTAATCTCCTTGGGTGATCACATTCTATATTTTCAAGTCAAATGattggatgaagattgacattcgGTCCTACTATGCCAAGTAGTTGCTTCCACTGAACTTTGGTGGATGATCAACAAATTGTCCTTGGAAAAACATATCCGCCATGATCTTTCCGTGCTAGATGTTACTCCGAAAGTCTAGTGACTGGCTTTGACACCACTTGTTGGCCCGTGTGTGCATCTAGAGGGGAATTGAATAGACGATTTTCGCGGATATGTAAGTTTTGTACAAAATCAAATAACTTGGCAAAAAGCAAGTGAAATATGTCACAATTATTTCAAAGCAAAAAAAACACAAGCAAATACATAGATGAGGGAGAGAAAAGCTCAACACAACGATTTAatgtggttcagcaccaagcctacgtctaCGCCTTAAGACCAACACAAGGATTCTCAAATCCATTATATGATCTCCTTGCAagacggagaagcctttacaacaagGGAACCACTCCCAGATGCTCACTAAGAGCTCAACCAAGGTGTTCACCAAGAACCaccttacaatggctcacaaagaacctccaAGTGTACAATGAATCAACAGCAAGTAGATACAATTCGAAATGCTCCTTCTTGAGTTGATATTACAAGTAGAAACCTCACCCTACTCTCTTTGGCAAATGATGTGTAAACAAGAATAAGGTGCAAGAGACCTTGAGAGCAAATATGAAACCTAGAATGAATGCACAATGAATATTCTCAACAACCAATGTTTAACCAATGTATCTAATGAATACTAATGGGGTATATTTATGGCCAAGAATATGAGCAAGTTGTTGGCTAGccattgggcattaatggagacaAGACAAGGACAATACTAGCTGTTATCATGCATTTATTTCTTTCTACAACAGTCACTAGTTGATGAGTCCATGGACCAGTCGACGAGTCACACACATGCACTAGTCGATGAGTGCCTTGTTATTGTCGACAAGTCTTCTTTGCAAGTCTCAAACTGGTCTCGGGATCTCCTAGTCGACGAGTGCCTTGTTCTCGTTGATGAGTCACCTGCatacactagtcgacgagtcccctattCTCGTCAATGAGTCACCTTTACAATCTCAGGTTGATCTTGGGATCTCCTAGTCGACAAGTGCCCTAAACTAGTCGACAAGTCCCCTGTATACACTAGTCCATGAGTGCcctggtctcgtcaacgagttgcTTGTTTTACTTACATAAATAAGTCTCTAAATGTACTAGGATAGGTTCAAAAGAAGTGTGGTTGTTTTAATTAAAATCCAACCTTGTCCAAGTGTAATTTTGACCAAATATAAGATGTCTTGGTTAATAAAACATGTTTGGAAGCTCGTTTTGACATCTTAAGCAATGGTGTGATTCGATATGCATGTGTTAACTCGGTTTTAATGTTCTAAACTAATATGAACTAAATGCGTATGCAATTTCTCAACTCTTGCAAGGTATTCTTATACACATCACACACACAAGAGTTACAAAGCAGTTCCTACCTCTTGCACAACccaacaaaaacaaacaaaagtcTTTATATGtgctttggttggttgtgctttgggTGTTTCATGTATGTTCTTTGGTTATGACCTTTGGTTATTGTTTCTTCAATCATTCATTTGCTAATTGTCTCATCAAGACTTGTTTGATCATAATGCTTTGCTTTGGTGTTGACCTGTATACCTGAACTTAACTTGGGAATATATATTAGATACTATGAGGGACACTAATGGGTTGAAATCATCAAAATTAGCTGGAATGAGAAACCTTAGCCACAAGGGGTaacaatatgaaataatgctcaataGAGTGTGGATGCTTTTCTCAAAAAggtttttgcaatctttgaatcaaatatatataatgaatacTTCAAAGATAAACCCAAaaagatttctccaaaaatatttttcaataaaaaagtaggagaacctagggttttgccttcaaatgatttttgcccAATAAATGTAAGAGGcctttcaagcaaagatatgTAGATGGaaatatgctcaaggttctcttagcctactcaaagattttcttaaaaaatatatttcaaaataaatgtAGGAAAAGCCTAGGGTATTTGCTCaagaagatttttgcaataaaaactaTGTGAACTTTTGGATTTTGCAATAAATGTGCAAAACAATTCACAAGCTTGAATATGTTTCCCGAAAAATATTTATCaggaaaatatatgggagaaactttaatcttactctcaaaaattgtttttcaaaatgaaagatgAGTGAGAGTAAGTTCTTTAAATGACAAAATAAATTGCCCAAATAAAAGCTTCTTTCAATCAACCCTCaaatgcaatcaatatgcaaatgaaagaagtgaaagaaaataaaaactctcttaAATATGATTTTTCGAATGCATAAAGAGAGTGAATTAAAGCTTTAAAGATAAGAAATATAGCAAAAacatttgagagaattttttagcTAATCACCTTGCTAATTATGCTTATGAATGGGCAATTTATAGACCTcccaaaaaatatgaccgttagggacacgaaGGGAAataattaatttgtttaattgaaaaataatgacGTTTTGGCGTTGAAAAATGGTCTAACTTGGGAGGTTCAGCTAACTGGGGAAGGTCCTAGTCGGCTGACCTCAGGCGATTTTCCAACCTTCATTGGTTTGGTTAGCTTAGCTCACAAGCCGATCGGCTGATCCATTAGGCCGGTCGATTGGGGCTTTCTAATGGCTAAATGGTCGATCGGTTGAGGCATGCAAATATGGCCAAATGTTAAGGCTGGTCAGTTGGGTTGTTTTGTGCTAGGGTGGCCGATTGGCTGGGCTTCTGTGCCTAAAGATGGTCGGTTGGCCGGGGCTCTCTAAACAGGCTAATATAAAAGGTTGTGTCATTCTGGTTGTGTCATTCTATTATTCAATAATAGAATGACACATGGctagaaagaaaataaggaaacgCAACATAAGTAGCACTTGAGCTAGTTAAGGAAAGGTTAAAAGTGAGTTGCCCTTAGTGAATCCTGATTCGAGCCCACCAAGCCAAATCTCCCTATAACATCACGAAACCCACCATGCGCCTCGTGATCAATCCCAAGCACTCGCTAAGCATCACTCTTGCAAAACCAATTGTAAGATTAGAAGTCAATCGAACAAGTAATTAATGTGATTGCAGACTATGATTAATATTACAATTAAACTAAAGAGAGGTATTTACATGATTGATGAATAAAGTGCttaattgatagaaaaagcactccAAAGCAAGTCTAACTTGATTTGTTTAGGATGGTTACAGAAGCCCAACATGCTATAGCCGTTTGACTCAAAATATCATCCATGATTTTCCTATTAATGTTGTTTCTCTCTGCTTGAAGTGCTCGTCTTATCCTATTTCTCATATTATATCTAAcccaaaatagccacaattttTTGCAGGCCATGAATTCCTGGAGACCAACATTTAGGGCGGGTGCTTTAAACTAGAGCTATTGTGGCAGCTCACCGACTTTTGTCCAACCTAGAGAAAGGATGATAATGGCTGTGCTCCGTTCATGAACATGTTACTCCAAGCAAACTTATGCGCATTGAGAGCCAAAAGTTGCATCTCCACCTACACAATTTGTTCCAGGAAGCACAGTGCATCCAGGAGGGTGAAGAGGGGAGGGGTTGCTGAGGTGTTGGACTAGGTTGGGATGATGGCTACCATAAAAACTAACAATTTTTGTCTTAAGGAGCATACAATGTATTTCAACAAGAATGAAGCACATCAAAGCTTTTTTAGCTATGTTTTCCAAACCGCCACCAGTGGTGCACTTGACTCTTACCTCAAAGTGAgtccaaaaaaccaaaaaagataTCAATAAAGaatcaaataagaaaaacaaaacaataaaCAAACAAGGTAGGTAAAAATTGACTTATCATTTTCATCAGGCCACCACTCTTCCTTTAAACAGATGAGGCAGGGACAATGTTTTCTTGGATGATTGATGAGACGCCTTCATTATCAACGGTAAACTTCTTGAAATAGCAATCATAAACAGTTCCCCCCTACAGGAGTCACTTCATATCTGCTCCACATTGTCCAAAGAAAACACCCCACATTATAATCGAAGCTGATTATATAGAAGACTACATAAATATGTCTTTTTGTACAAGTGAACCAAGAATACAATTCTACTCTTCTAACAGCCCAAATTGAGAAAATGAAATTAAGGGAATGGATGAGTACAGTTCTATAAGAGACTATTGCTTACAAAACCATCAAGATGGCTAGCAAGGGAATTCCCAAGGAGGAAAAAGGCAAAATATAGGGGAAACAATCATTGCCTAGGTTGTGATAAATGTACAAATATTCTGACAGTCCGATCAAAATCAAAACAATGTACAAGCTTCGGAGAACCCAGGCCGGAAGAATGCCAAGTGTCATTTTGCAGCCTGATAGCCGCACCATCTACACAATACATCAGCCAACGGAATGTTAATGCCCAGATAGCTCCAGCAACACAGATTTTTCGCTTCTGTTCTCTCTTCCAGCATCATGTACAAAAAGATGTAACTTCCCTCAACCCACTCCCACAAATAATTATCAACTTGTCTCCCAAAGCCCAAAAATGAAGGGTAAATGggaaggcaaaaaaaaaaagaatgaaagaaTTACAACAAATAATTGGGGGCAGGGTGGGGGGTGAGGAGTGGCGGGGCAGTCAGTGATTAGAGGTACGTCACAAAATTACAGGATCAAAATTTATCAATGGTGGGGTCAGCACCTAGATGTCCCTCACAAAAACAGGATAAAAAATCATCCAACAAAACCACTTCCACCAAGCAAGTCACGTGGCTGATGATGATCTTGAATCTTCAGATTTGTTTGTGCGGCACATGCAATCTGGGCATGGAAATGTATATATCGAATCATTCGGCCTTTTGAGCTCGATTCCCTTGGAATCACTATGTGCTCGCATGTTCAGCATTTGACGCTTGAAGGATTTCCATCTATGCGAAGAAAAAATAGTGGGATAAATGCTGTAGTTAAAACACCatatttcacatatatgaacaTTTACAGAAGCTACTGTCAGACCAAATCATTCCATAAAAAATTGAAACAATCTTGTAcatagtatttttaaaaaataaaaggtcACTTTAACTCTTTTTCGGGGTGATGGGGGGGAGGGGGTGTTTCGGTAgttacttattttttatttttttgggagaatATTGTTCCAGTTTTTGGGTCCAATTGATGCCAATACTGCCCCAAGCATATGATTCTAGTTCTACAGATAATAAACTCATCACATCATCCAATCTGACTTCTGCCATTTGATCAGAGAGGATATAACattaatgcaaaaatttaaagataaaggcTTGCTGCCTTATGGGACTGGCAAATGTCACAAAAACTGAATTACATTTACTCGTATCAAACTCAGCTTGCCAGAATACCCTACATATTTAAGTGTCCTTGGCTGATTCCATTTTTGCGATGCCAACAAGACAATCTATTTCACGCCAGGTTTGAAATTCAATCAATCTCAGCACATGCTGGCCATTTCAGTCAGCAGTCATGGACGGATTATAAGAGTCACCTAAGGGTTCATTTGCATCCTAGAATAGGAATGAGCCAGACTGGGAATCCCAGTCCATTCCTATGTTGCAATCAGAATCATCGAGACATAATGAATACATTAATAGACTGGAATACTATTATAGTAGAGCACAAGATTCCATTCCCCTAACAAAATTCCCCTTCTCACTTCCCCCATGTAGGTAACCCAATCCGAGCCACTGGATTGGGAATCCATAACACTTAGAGAGGTGGGTCCCATAAACCATTGCCGTATCCAGTTTCATTCACACTATTCCTGTATTCCCTCATTCCCAAATTCTGACCATAGCATAAAGATGTCTAGAATAAGATGAATATGTACCCGATATTTGGATTATCAAACAATAATGCTAACTTTCGTTTATCAGGCTTGATTGTCTTGGAGTGTCCACCATACAAGTATCTTCTGTGGCCCATAAGAAAATGAGGGAAATTTCCACCTTGGGTTGTCACAAATACTTCACTGTGGAGGCAAACAGTGTAATCTATGGCAGCCATCCTGGAAGAATAGTTCTAGAAGCAATAACTCAAGTTAAAGCAATGATAATGAATGAGATCCAAAATGAGAGAGATGCAAGGCTGTCGAACCTTATATGGAGCAAGCTCCTCGTCAGATGCCAACATCTCTTTAGTTTGTAGAAGGGGAAACATTTCCAATAGTGGAGCCATATTTTTCTCAGAATTGTATATCTTTCCTGACGCCAAATAGATAGATGTACTTTTATCAAATCCCATTCCCCTAAGCATCAAGCCAACCTGTTTACACCACAAATCAAAAATCAGCTAGCAACATCATGTTATTCTAGTACTTTACACATAAGACATGAATGACTGGATGAACATTATTTACTAGAACTGTAGAAGATTCAAAGAATATATCAAAATTAGCTCTTCTTGCAACAAACAATTTTTATCTGCTTTAGGCATCTTTAATACAAGGTGGACATCTATGTCATAGAAATATGGAATGATAGCCACAACAAATGAGATTAGTTCATGAGAAGAACTTCACATTCATTCTTCAATTCCCTCCAGTGCAATGTATTGGCATTCATGAAAAGAACACTCATCAACATAGTTACCCCAGTGGTAAAGGAGAGAAGTTTCAGATTTAGTCAACTGTTTGATGAAAGTTTAACGATATCTCCAATTTTCTGCGCATCAATGTGAGAACATTTAAAACATGATGATGTCTTGGTAGTTTGCATGGGGGAAAAAAGGATTCCTTAAAAACCTGAGGACTTGTTTAGTTGCGGAAGACAATGtccattttccatttccaattttccaaaGAATTAAGAAGAGTGAAATGATAAGTTAGTCGTTGTACTATTAGCTGAAACTTGTTTTAGTCCCAGTACttttaatttgtacaattaaGGAACCGTACTTATTAAttttattgaaataaaattgTCATCAAAACTAATTTAACAATTATGAATTGAAAAGTAGAAATTAATGGAAGGCCCCTCCAACCTTAGATTAGTCAGCTCATTTGGGGCATGGATATTTTTGGTTACGGAAAAaagtatatattatttttgaattattttaacTAATTATGCACTAGAAGCCATAATCACTTTAAAAACAAAACTTCTTAAGATTTTTCCTTTTAACACTAGGCTCATAACAAATAATAATGATACATGGAATGCCAACTCACCATTTTATATATGTAAAGGAGATTTAgtaatatttttagatttaattagGATGACAAAAATAATTGCATGAAATCAATAAGTCTAGAACTAAAATAGATTTCTCTTAATAGTATAGGTAGGGAATAACTTTTGATTTTACTCAGTTAAGAAAAACATCAcacttgttttctaattttccaatatttatatggaaaacaataaaaagagGCTTTTCAAGTTTACCAGTGCAAATACTGGAAAAGTGGAAATCGAGATGGCAAATTTGTAATCCattgtaaaataaaaatgaaaaatgaaaactgtTCTTCACAATTAAACTGGCCTCAAGGGGCTGTTTgatatctttctttttctttttttctgtttttgtcgCAGAGTAGTGATTAAACTGGTGATGGCAACGAATTTGTTTACCTTGCTAGTTTATGCGCTTCTGTTCAGTTTTTAGCTACTGCAGATTGTATGGTTTTCAATTGCTGTGTTGCCACAATACTttaatagcttttttttttttctgtaaatTAAATCATTCTTTACATAATTTTAAgtaaaagattaaaataatatgaccatgtgaatttaaaataaaatttaaatataatatccataaaatttctaaaaatttgagaaaataataaaatccattcaaaaaatatttttacattttttttaattgtccTACACAATAAGTTGTTCTTGGAGCTCTaaaaaaattcctaaaaaaatataataattaactaaatagtagtaattaatttctattttcaaataataatattttctaatttgcATTCTTTTGCATTTTTGCTATTTTAGTCATATTGTTTAATTGTCACTTGACTCGGGCACAAAAATGAAATGTGCTTAATTAGGTTTTTCatttgttttagttttgaaaatattaagtTATAACCAAATAGTtactagttttcaatttttagtaTTAGTTTCTGGTTTCTAAGCATTTTTTTGGGGACAGTGATACTAAACCAGCccctaaatttttttcttttattttttatcagtAAACAGTTGCAATGCTTTAGCTTATGTATCTGAGAAGGAACTCTAAGACGAACTGTGAAAATGTTCTTAAAAATGTGAAGTCATAACCCCAGCAGACCAGATTACCAGTAAATGCTTGgtcattcttcaattttttacCAAATCAAATTAGTTTATCAGAGAAACACCTAATGTTCTTCAGCAAATCTCCACCCCTCTCCCccaaaaaaattctaaaaaaggGTCGGGCAACATTACTGTTAATGAGAAACATTCTCTCCCTCTACTGACACTTGCATAACAGTAGACATGAATAGAAATGCATAAAAATTTATACAAATGCATGAAACCCATATCAAACTgctaaaaagtatatatatatataaaataagaaataaaatatgcATGATTCTAGAGAATTCTAATTCAAGAAGAGCAAGTGCATGCACTGAAAACAAAAGGCTAAAGCATTGACATCTGTAACAGATTTCTTAAGTGTAAACAAATTAGGCTGGGAAATGAGAGGATTTGCAAAGCACAATATGATAGCAATGATAATCACCCCATAGGAAACAGATGGAATCAAGCAAGTATAAATGACAATACCTCCAAAGGAGTGAGTGGACATTTTCCATTTATCCTGATTGCTCCAGGACGTATAACACGACCTGGTTTTGTAAACTTCCCTCTCCAACCTCTTTCTCTAGCTGCATTCATGTCCTCTTTCTCTTGCTGTCCGCCATCAAATATGCAACATGAAAAAGCAACCATATCCTACAAAAGACAGAAGATAGTCGAGGTCTGATAGCAAGATTCTTAAATTTTCACAAAAATTCTTTCAAGTCAATGGAAACTTACCTCCTCAAACCGAAGATGCACGGAAATGTATTTTCCACTATCATTTGTGCTGCGTTCTCTCATTCTTGCCACCAATGTTTCACCCAGAGTTAAAATAGGATTtgaaaactttagagcttcataatTCGCCAAGCATCTAAGCCGTTGAACAGCTGGAGGAGCATCAAAAGACAATCTATTTGCGAAAGGAGAGATCCTTATGACCCTAAATTAGCAAATTCTACATCAGATGCCTTCAGATAAGAAAACAATAAACATAGTCTAATTCACAAATCACTTAAAAATTAGCTACAGACTATATTGTTCTTTTAGTTTCTATATGAGAACTTTTTAACTTACATAACCAGTAGATATAATGGGGCCATCATCAGTTATGAACAATATCAAATCGCCATATTTATTTACACAAGAGTATCATTTGAAGGGTTAAGCCATCATCATACcaaaaataaatcctgtatacTAAAAGAATGCATATAAAAAGGATTTCTCAGAAATCAGAAGAGTATGCAACCTTGAACAAGTTTGTTCTCAATCTTCCAAGTATGTGAAGTGCCATGGCGCACACAAAATTATTCGAAGTCTAGGGTCCTCAGCCACCATAATTTTAAAGTCCATGAACTGATTTAACTTTAGAATAGCATCATAAACAAAGGCGACTAGCATTCTAATCTGGACCAGGCAGCTAAGCTAAAAAAGGAGTTCGGGTTACATCTAATAAACCCAGAAAAAAAGCTTGGCCAACTCAAATCCAATCATATCATAAATGAATTAGATACTTTTAAATATCATTGAATGCCAGATTCAAAACCTTAAAAAGGATAGGGAGGGGTTTGGATGGGGGAAGAGCCATCCCTAGGTTGTATAAACCTAGCCTAGTTGTCCAAAATATATGCATATAGCTATATATATCTGTATACATTGTGCTGGATACttcataatattttatatttcaacCGGAATGATAAGTTCAGATGTAGCTCTTAGGTTCCATGGATATGCAGCGGCAGTGTGGAAAATGCTATTGGAAAATTGCTGCGATTTGCTTTTGcctcactctcttctctcttctcccacTGCTATTTTTCCTAGTTCGCATGTCTAGTGGTGCATTGCTGCTGGTTTCCAATCAGGATGATAGAGTAAGTTCTTCAATTTCAATCCAAATTGAAGGATCTTCAATCTAAGATTTCAAAAGATAGGTGCAGGGAGATCTATTAATTGCTAAAGAAGAATGGTCAGTGGGATCAATTACAGTGTTGTGGCACGATGAATTTATGACTGTAGCTCTTCAATTTTTGTTCAGTTGAAGGACTTTCCATGCTAGCGAGGATGGGGAGATTTAACCATTGGGCAGTACACCGACCAACTCATAGGGATGAGTATCAAGAAATAGTATTGGGTTTAGAGGGGAAAAGGTTCTCTAATTTGTTACTGGGGTTTGAAAGGGGCTCCATGGAAGCTTTTCTGTCAGTGATGGGATTGAAGGATTCTAGATCCTCTGAAATCATGAGAGGGAACCAGTCTGCTAGTAATGGCAGTCATGGCTGGAACGAGATGGTGAAGAGGATTTATCAATTGAAAGTCTCCAGTTCTGGTGGAATGATGGAGCATCGGGATCAATATCAAGTGATGGTAGCACTAGTGGTGGGAAGCTAAGGTTTACAAGCAGCACAAAGAGACTTCAAGAACAGGAGTCTGCATCTAGCCATGACAGTGCATTTGTCTATAAGAGCAGTCTGGGAGTTATTAACATAAACCTGGCTTTAATCCAATTCTTTAGTAATATGAATCCAGTGATGCATCAGGGCCAACAAGAGGAAGCTGCTAAATCAGCCAATTGCGATCTGTTGAATGGCAGAGCACATCATGCCAATTTAAGTTGGTCCAAAATTTTTCTGATTCTGATCATGCTTCAGTGGGGCCACAAATCTTTCAATCCACAGCCAAAGGATGGCAAAGACAGTTGCACACCTAAGAGCTTTACCAATTCTATTATTTCCAAAACCCCTGAAGTTAACCAATAACAAGTCTCCCACCTTTCCTGGAGCTACCCACTCTTTCCCCGTGCATAAAAAGTGTTCCAAAGCTTCAATGAGTCCAATGCCAACCTACAATGCACAAAAATATGGGCACTCATTTCGCTGCTTTCACAACACAGGAAGCACTTGTCATGATTGAAAGATTTATGGGGCCTCCTTTGAAGCAAATCATGCATGTTAATCCTTTCTAGAAACACAGTCCAGTCAACAGCTCAAATCTTCCCATGCACCTTAACCCTCCAAAAAATGTGGTTCCA
It contains:
- the LOC131154246 gene encoding protein ESMERALDA 1 isoform X1 codes for the protein MMHAYNRLPSSGHSTPSPPQSPLRSPRYRHGKSKSGRFPQTPGQARSFAQRLAWVLLSVLLRRQGIFLFAPLIYISGMLLYMGSVSFDVVPIIKHRPATGSVYRSPQLYAKLGPEMAADNSTADAILTIWKHSVKGGGWKPCINKSSEGLPDSNGYLFVEANGGLNQQRTSICNAVAVAGYLNATLVIPNFHYHSIWRDPSKFKDIYDEEHFISSLENDVRVVTKIPEYLMERFDNNMSNVYNFRIKAWASIQYYRDAVLPRLLEERVIRISPFANRLSFDAPPAVQRLRCLANYEALKFSNPILTLGETLVARMRERSTNDSGKYISVHLRFEEDMVAFSCCIFDGGQQEKEDMNAARERGWRGKFTKPGRVIRPGAIRINGKCPLTPLEVGLMLRGMGFDKSTSIYLASGKIYNSEKNMAPLLEMFPLLQTKEMLASDEELAPYKNYSSRMAAIDYTVCLHSEVFVTTQGGNFPHFLMGHRRYLYGGHSKTIKPDKRKLALLFDNPNIGWKSFKRQMLNMRAHSDSKGIELKRPNDSIYTFPCPDCMCRTNKSEDSRSSSAT